A portion of the Burkholderia pseudomultivorans genome contains these proteins:
- the paaB gene encoding 1,2-phenylacetyl-CoA epoxidase subunit PaaB, whose protein sequence is MNKEWPIWEVFVRSKQGLDHKHCGSLHAADATMALRMARDVYTRRQEGVSIWVVPSSAITASDPNEKAEMFEPAGDKIYRHPTFYTLPDEVNHM, encoded by the coding sequence ATGAACAAGGAATGGCCGATCTGGGAAGTGTTCGTGCGCAGCAAGCAGGGCCTCGACCACAAACACTGCGGCAGCCTGCACGCGGCCGACGCGACGATGGCGCTGCGCATGGCGCGCGACGTCTACACGCGCCGCCAGGAAGGCGTGAGCATCTGGGTGGTGCCGTCGTCGGCGATCACCGCGTCGGATCCGAACGAGAAGGCCGAGATGTTCGAGCCGGCGGGCGACAAGATCTACCGTCACCCGACCTTCTACACGCTGCCCGACGAAGTCAACCACATGTAA